One window of the Desulfonatronum sp. SC1 genome contains the following:
- a CDS encoding NAD(P)/FAD-dependent oxidoreductase has protein sequence MPRLLLAGAGHAHMAVMAAIPELVAKGHHVTAIGPGERHYYSGMGPGMLGGTYQPEEISFPVRDMVESRGGVFIQDTVAAIDPARHVVILKSGHEEPYDVLSCNLGSFVPRDLTTKDSAGVTDRLNWQEGDDTSRPVFPAKPIEQLWQARRHILGLARDRPVRVGVCGGGPAALEIAGNAWAAGRENGGKGCVVQLFVGGRLLRTMPEKVRRLAKKALRKRGIEVIEGSYVRSVQSEVVLLENEQRHAQDVVFLALGVRPSPVFRASGLEVSEDGGLLVDQCLQSLSHPDIFGGGDCITFAPRPLDKVGVYAVRQNPVLLHNLQAQLEGRSLKAFDPGGTYLLIFNIGGGQGILHKSGVAFGGRTAFWIKDYIDRKFIKKYLPNVPSGTN, from the coding sequence ATGCCCAGACTTCTCCTGGCCGGAGCCGGCCATGCGCACATGGCCGTAATGGCGGCCATTCCGGAGTTGGTGGCCAAAGGCCATCACGTAACCGCCATCGGTCCCGGAGAACGCCACTATTATTCCGGCATGGGACCGGGCATGCTCGGGGGGACCTACCAGCCGGAGGAAATCAGCTTTCCGGTGCGTGACATGGTGGAGAGTCGAGGCGGAGTCTTTATCCAAGACACGGTTGCGGCCATTGACCCGGCCCGCCATGTAGTGATTTTGAAATCCGGCCACGAAGAGCCCTACGACGTGTTGAGCTGCAACCTGGGCAGCTTCGTCCCTCGGGACCTGACAACCAAAGACAGTGCTGGGGTGACGGATCGGTTGAATTGGCAAGAGGGAGACGATACGTCACGGCCAGTTTTTCCGGCCAAACCCATTGAGCAGCTATGGCAAGCCCGCCGGCACATCCTTGGTCTGGCCCGCGACCGTCCGGTCCGGGTGGGAGTGTGCGGCGGTGGTCCGGCGGCCCTGGAAATCGCCGGCAACGCCTGGGCCGCGGGCAGGGAAAACGGGGGTAAAGGTTGCGTGGTTCAACTGTTTGTCGGCGGCAGATTACTCAGGACCATGCCGGAAAAAGTCCGTCGCCTGGCCAAAAAAGCCCTGCGCAAACGGGGGATCGAGGTCATAGAGGGGAGCTACGTGCGGTCCGTGCAATCCGAGGTAGTTCTCCTGGAAAACGAACAGCGGCATGCTCAGGACGTGGTCTTTTTGGCCTTGGGGGTCCGGCCGTCGCCGGTCTTCCGGGCTTCCGGCCTGGAGGTGAGCGAGGACGGCGGACTGTTGGTCGATCAATGCCTGCAAAGCCTTTCCCACCCGGACATTTTCGGTGGAGGCGACTGCATCACCTTCGCGCCCAGGCCGCTGGACAAGGTGGGCGTCTATGCCGTGCGTCAGAATCCCGTGCTGCTGCACAACCTCCAGGCCCAACTGGAGGGTCGTTCTCTCAAAGCCTTTGATCCGGGCGGGACGTACCTGTTGATCTTCAACATCGGAGGAGGACAGGGCATTCTGCATAAAAGCGGCGTCGCCTTCGGCGGGCGTACGGCTTTTTGGATCAAGGACTATATCGACCGTAAATTCATCAAGAAATATCTCCCAAACGTCCCCTCCGGAACCAACTGA
- a CDS encoding N-acetylmuramoyl-L-alanine amidase: MPIRHLWLLLYILILSCGGPLAAVSHASAERDYTSGWNEFHRLLKEPGQAQNRNAWLATRNMFNSAFQKDSAGPEAPKALFYLGRVHEEMGLRFGQASDFSQAADYYGRVALRFANHTWADDALLRKAKIHLEHLNDSAQAYIDLLSIVHNHPKGDMAPQAQTMLRELDSAFLAKVNASGAGPGSAVAATLPASSSARTSEPAVQASLSGPVAPGSRSAGPGSDDARLTQVRYWSSDEYTRVVLDVDAEVAYSHRLLNPDPDLGTPHRLMIDLQGTVLGSEAPAQLHVADGILRQVRTGQNQPHVSRVVLDIQRLEDFRVFTLEGPFRIVIDVSGAKSKALADSRPSPPAGRSQVSSHPGDVAGSLIEQLGLTVSTIMIDPGHGGKDPGAVAHGIKEKDINLRMSRILGRMLEEKGFRVLYTRTTDVFIPLEERTAMANAQKADLFLSIHANAHPNPNMKGFEIYSLNLARNQDAVRVAARENAVSSKKISDLQLILTDLMLNSKITESRELATKIHGNTITGMRRTHPSLADRGVREAPFYVLMGAKMPAVLIEMGYLTNRDEARLLNTDAYLRTLATNLLQGVLAYRDHIERHAKL; the protein is encoded by the coding sequence ATGCCGATACGCCATCTCTGGTTACTGCTTTACATTTTGATCTTGTCCTGCGGCGGCCCGCTGGCAGCCGTCAGCCATGCCAGCGCCGAGCGCGACTACACCAGCGGTTGGAACGAATTCCATCGCCTGCTCAAGGAGCCGGGCCAGGCTCAGAACCGCAACGCGTGGCTCGCCACGCGCAATATGTTCAACAGCGCCTTTCAAAAAGACTCCGCGGGCCCGGAAGCCCCCAAGGCGTTGTTCTATCTCGGCCGGGTCCACGAGGAAATGGGGCTGCGCTTCGGCCAGGCTTCCGACTTCTCCCAGGCTGCGGACTACTACGGACGAGTCGCCCTGCGATTCGCCAATCATACCTGGGCGGACGACGCCTTGCTGCGCAAGGCGAAAATCCATCTGGAGCATCTGAACGATTCAGCCCAAGCCTACATCGATCTGCTGTCCATCGTTCACAACCACCCCAAGGGCGACATGGCCCCGCAAGCCCAGACCATGCTTCGCGAGCTGGACTCGGCGTTCCTGGCCAAGGTCAACGCATCAGGAGCCGGGCCCGGCAGCGCGGTCGCGGCCACGCTCCCCGCCTCGTCCTCCGCTCGGACCTCCGAGCCCGCGGTCCAGGCATCCCTGAGCGGCCCGGTTGCGCCGGGTTCTCGCTCCGCCGGTCCGGGCTCCGATGACGCCCGCTTGACCCAGGTGCGCTACTGGAGCAGCGACGAGTATACCCGGGTGGTCCTGGATGTGGACGCCGAGGTCGCCTACAGCCATCGCCTGCTCAACCCTGATCCGGACCTGGGAACGCCCCATCGGTTGATGATCGACCTGCAAGGGACGGTTCTGGGGTCGGAAGCTCCGGCCCAGCTCCATGTGGCCGACGGTATTTTGCGGCAGGTGCGCACCGGCCAGAATCAACCCCATGTCAGCCGGGTGGTGCTGGACATTCAGCGTCTGGAGGACTTTCGCGTCTTTACCCTGGAAGGCCCGTTCCGAATCGTGATCGACGTCAGCGGGGCCAAATCCAAAGCCCTGGCTGACTCACGGCCCTCCCCTCCGGCAGGCCGGTCTCAGGTCTCTTCCCATCCTGGAGACGTGGCGGGCAGCCTTATCGAACAACTGGGATTAACGGTCAGCACGATCATGATCGACCCCGGACATGGAGGCAAAGACCCCGGTGCCGTGGCCCACGGGATCAAGGAGAAAGACATCAATCTGCGCATGTCCAGAATACTGGGGCGGATGCTGGAAGAAAAAGGATTCCGTGTCCTGTACACCCGGACCACGGACGTTTTTATCCCCCTGGAGGAGCGCACGGCCATGGCCAATGCCCAAAAGGCGGACCTGTTCCTCTCTATCCACGCCAATGCCCATCCGAACCCGAACATGAAGGGATTCGAAATCTATTCATTGAACTTGGCCAGGAACCAGGACGCCGTGCGGGTGGCGGCCAGGGAGAACGCGGTATCCTCGAAAAAAATCAGCGACCTGCAACTGATCCTCACGGATCTGATGCTCAACTCCAAGATCACCGAGTCCCGTGAGTTGGCCACCAAGATCCATGGAAACACCATCACAGGCATGCGTCGCACCCATCCCAGTCTCGCGGACCGGGGCGTGCGGGAAGCCCCGTTCTATGTGCTGATGGGCGCCAAGATGCCGGCGGTGCTGATCGAGATGGGCTACCTGACCAACCGGGACGAAGCCCGGCTCCTGAACACCGACGCCTACCTGCGGACCCTGGCCACGAACCTTCTGCAAGGGGTCCTGGCTTACCGCGACCATATCGAGCGGCACGCGAAATTGTAG
- a CDS encoding XTP/dITP diphosphatase, which translates to MDLIIATKNKGKAGEIAALLREFDVRVLTMDAFPEIGDIPETGETFEENALIKARAVARLTGMAALADDSGLEVDALAGAPGVYSARFSGPDATDATNNALLLSKLEGVPPEDRGARFVSVIAVHAPVMDGKELLARGTWSGRITLSPHGENGFGYDPLFIDEELGLTSAQLKPDEKNKRSHRAMALRRLAVAWPDFIRDIRDKGPNG; encoded by the coding sequence TTGGATCTGATCATTGCCACGAAAAACAAGGGAAAAGCCGGGGAGATCGCTGCATTGCTGCGAGAATTCGACGTGCGGGTGCTGACCATGGACGCCTTCCCGGAAATCGGAGATATCCCGGAAACGGGAGAGACGTTCGAGGAGAACGCCTTGATCAAGGCCAGGGCCGTGGCCCGGTTGACCGGCATGGCGGCCCTGGCGGACGATTCCGGCCTGGAAGTGGACGCCCTGGCGGGGGCGCCGGGCGTGTATTCGGCCCGATTCAGCGGCCCGGACGCCACGGACGCGACAAACAACGCCCTGCTGTTGTCCAAGTTGGAAGGCGTGCCTCCGGAGGACCGGGGGGCTCGTTTCGTCAGCGTCATCGCGGTCCATGCACCGGTTATGGACGGTAAGGAACTGTTGGCCCGAGGAACGTGGTCCGGCCGGATCACCCTTTCCCCCCATGGCGAGAACGGCTTTGGCTACGATCCGCTGTTTATTGACGAGGAACTCGGCCTGACGTCCGCCCAACTGAAACCGGACGAGAAAAACAAACGCAGCCACAGGGCCATGGCCCTGCGGCGGTTGGCTGTCGCTTGGCCGGACTTCATCCGTGATATTCGCGACAAAGGTCCGAATGGTTGA
- a CDS encoding ATP-binding protein gives MKRPRISLGVKILGLISLLTCLVFFGLFAANYYWKQEITIHQIDRLGLRVSELLSMAIDGPMRRGDNPGTHEQFRVASDLYADIRIYLTDFRGNVTYSTETETLRHDLLDLYDHPEVQDMLALGLKEGKDSGKLLELRDRPYYLRVRSIANSPECHHCHGASQPILGTLFEFQDMHKDFAQLRTLQMYGALMAFGGLATLLACVLFYLRTHLLDRIGKLSRVSQAIRQGNYSEDFSIQGADELSELGGNLSAMVHRLQAAEKYAAIGEFSTYIAHEIRNPLFAIGGFANTLVRAPGLDDISMQKIRIILSESKRLDDILRTFINFSRPLELTMSPVRIDELTREVVQTLDESFPSSNIRLRLDLAEAMPSIVTDPEMVRQCLKNLIKNAVSTMPSGGDLRISVREDRENVVLEVADTGHGLPSDVLDHPFNPFTSLELAMTRKIVIDLGGELHLESMQETGTTATLRLPRARSAEAGARDA, from the coding sequence GTGAAGCGACCTCGAATCTCCCTCGGGGTGAAAATTCTGGGATTGATTTCCCTGCTGACCTGTCTGGTGTTTTTCGGTCTTTTCGCGGCCAATTACTACTGGAAACAAGAGATCACCATTCACCAGATCGACCGCCTGGGGCTGCGCGTTTCCGAACTGCTGAGCATGGCCATCGACGGCCCGATGCGCCGAGGAGACAACCCCGGAACCCACGAGCAGTTTCGGGTTGCCTCGGATTTGTACGCGGACATCCGCATCTACCTGACGGACTTTCGCGGCAACGTCACCTATTCCACGGAAACCGAAACCCTGCGTCACGACCTGCTCGACCTGTACGACCACCCCGAAGTCCAGGACATGCTCGCCCTCGGTCTCAAGGAGGGGAAAGACTCCGGTAAGCTCCTGGAACTGCGGGATCGTCCCTACTATCTGCGAGTCCGAAGCATCGCCAACAGTCCGGAATGCCACCATTGCCACGGCGCGAGTCAACCAATCCTCGGCACGCTGTTCGAATTTCAGGACATGCACAAGGACTTTGCGCAACTCCGGACCCTGCAGATGTACGGGGCCCTGATGGCTTTCGGCGGCCTGGCAACGCTGTTGGCCTGCGTTTTGTTCTATTTACGCACGCACCTGCTGGACCGCATTGGTAAACTGTCACGGGTCAGCCAAGCGATCCGCCAGGGCAACTATTCCGAGGACTTCAGCATTCAAGGTGCGGATGAACTCAGCGAGCTCGGCGGCAATCTTTCCGCCATGGTCCACCGTCTGCAAGCCGCGGAGAAATACGCCGCTATTGGCGAGTTTTCCACATACATCGCTCATGAGATCCGCAACCCACTTTTCGCCATCGGCGGCTTTGCCAATACCCTGGTCCGCGCGCCGGGGCTGGACGACATCAGCATGCAAAAAATCCGGATCATTCTCAGCGAATCCAAGCGGCTGGATGATATCTTGCGGACCTTCATCAACTTTTCCCGTCCCCTGGAGCTGACCATGAGTCCGGTGCGGATCGATGAGCTGACGAGAGAGGTAGTGCAAACCCTGGACGAGTCCTTTCCTTCCTCGAATATCCGCCTCCGCCTGGACCTGGCCGAAGCGATGCCTTCCATCGTCACGGACCCGGAGATGGTGCGCCAGTGCCTCAAAAATCTGATAAAAAACGCCGTGTCCACTATGCCTTCCGGCGGCGACCTGCGGATTTCCGTCCGAGAGGACCGGGAAAACGTCGTTCTGGAGGTTGCCGATACTGGTCATGGGCTGCCCAGCGACGTTCTGGACCATCCCTTCAACCCGTTCACCAGCCTGGAGCTGGCGATGACCCGAAAGATCGTGATCGACTTGGGTGGAGAGCTGCACCTGGAAAGCATGCAGGAGACGGGAACCACGGCCACCTTGCGTCTGCCCAGAGCCCGAAGCGCGGAGGCGGGGGCAAGGGATGCCTGA